One genomic window of Oncorhynchus keta strain PuntledgeMale-10-30-2019 unplaced genomic scaffold, Oket_V2 Un_contig_22992_pilon_pilon, whole genome shotgun sequence includes the following:
- the LOC127921659 gene encoding zinc finger protein 271-like, producing the protein MLQTIRIPDYTKHTGPPYSCDQCGKSFNQSGNLTIHQHIHTGEKPYSCDQCGKSFSRSGDLTTHQRIHTGEKPYSCDQCGKSFSRSGDLTKHQRIHTGEKPYSCDQCGKSFSRSGDLTKHQRIHTGEKPYCCDQCGKSFNQSGNLTKHQRIHTGEKPHSCDQCEKSFRTSDHLTIHQSIHTGEKPYCCDQCEKSFNESGNLTKHQRIHTGEKPYSCDQCGKSFNQTGSLTKHQRIHTGEKPYSCDQCGKSFNESGNLTKHQRIHTGEKPYSCDHCGKSFNQSVKLTTHQRIHTGEKPYSCDQCGKRFNESGHLTKHQRIHTGEKPYCCDQCGKSFALDFTLTTHQRIHTGEKPYSCLCGKIFAHSGSLKKHQDAQICCFLSPSSPAPVSDL; encoded by the coding sequence ATGCTTCAAACAATCAGGATTCCAGACTACACAAAACACACAGGAccgccttatagctgtgatcagtgtgggaagagcttcaatCAATCAGGAAACCTGACTAtacaccaacacatacacacaggagagaagccttatagctgtgatcagtgtgggaagagcttcagTCGATCAGGAGACCTGACTACACACCAAcgcatacacacaggagagaagccttatagctgtgatcagtgtgggaagagcttcagTCGATCAGGAGACCTGACTAAACACCAAcgcatacacacaggagagaagccttatagctgtgatcagtgtgggaagagcttcagTCGATCAGGAGACCTGACTAAACACCAAcgcatacacacaggagagaagccttattgctgtgatcagtgtgggaagagcttcaatCAATCAGGAAACCTGACTAAACACCAAcgcatacacacaggagagaagcctcatagctgtgatcagtgtgagAAGAGTTTCAGGACGTCAGATCACCTGACTATACACCAAagcatacacacaggagagaagccttattgcTGTGATCAGTGTGAGAAGAGCTTCAATGAATCAGGAAACCTGACTAAACACCAAcgcatacacacaggagagaagccttatagctgtgatcagtgtgggaaaAGCTTCAATCAAACAGGATCCCTGACTAAACACCAAcgcatacacacaggagagaagccttatagctgtgatcagtgtgggaagagcttcaatGAATCAGGAAACCTGACTAAACACCAAcgcatacacacaggagagaagccttatagctgtgatcattGTGGGAAGAGCTTCAATCAGTCAGTAAAGCTGACTACACACCAAcgcatacacacaggagagaagccttatagctgtgatcagtgtgggaagaggtTCAATGAATCAGGACACCTGACTAAACACCAAcgcatacacacaggagagaagccttattgctgtgatcagtgtgggaagagttttgctcTAGATTTCACCCTGACTACACACCAGCgaatacacactggagagaaaccttattCCTGTCTATGTGGAAAGATCTTTGCTCATTCAGGGTCACTGAAAAAACACCAGGATGCACAAATATGTTGTTTTTTATCTCCCTCCTCTCCGGCACCAGTTTCAGATCTCTAA